CTCCTTAATTGTGATACCGGTTACAAGTTTAGATGAAGATAGTGATTACGCTGCGTGGCACCCCCTTATTTTCAGCGGCTTCCTTTCAGGGGGGATAACGCGTAGCGTGAAAAAATCAGAGTGAACCAGGGGTAAATTCAGATGCTTATCACATTGTTAAATGCAGTGAATCGGATGCTGACGCACGAGGATTTTGGCAAGTTTTTATTACGCCTGGCGGTTGGGGGATTGATGCTGTTTCACGGGCTGCATAAGCTGTTTGCCGGGATTGATGGCATTAGCGGAATGCTGATTGCCAAAGGGTTACCGGGCTTTATTGCGTACGGCGTACTGGTGGGGGAAGTGATTGCGCCTTGTCTGATTATTCTCGGGATCCTGACGCGTCCTGCGGCGCTGGTGCTGGCATTCACCATGATTGTGGCGTGGCTGATGGTCGGGATGAATGAAACCTGGGCGCTGGATAAAACTGGCGCCTGGGCAATTGAAAGTCTGATCTATTTCTTTATCGGCGCACTGGTGGTGGCGTTTCTCGGTGCGGGACGGTTTTCGGTTGCGGGTAATTCAGCCTGGCGGTAAAAAAAAGCCCGGACGAACCGGGCTTTGTTGACTCAGGCGAGCACTAAGTCGCCCTGCGGGTGACAGGAGCAGGCCAGTACGTAGCCTTCGGCGATTTCAGCATCGGTTAGCGTCATGGTGCTGCTGACCGTATAGTCGCCGGAAACCACTTTGGTTTTACAGCACCCGCAGACGCCCGCGCGGCAGGCAACGGTGACGGGCACCTTGTTGCTTTCCAGCGCATCCAGCAGCGTCGTACCGACCGGCGCGTAAAATTCTTTCGCTGGCTGCAGCTTAGTGAATTTCAGACCGCTGGTTACCGCTTCCGCTACCGGGGTGAAGAACTGTTCTTTAAAGAAGCGCGTGACACCCAGCGCTTTCACTTCCCGCTCGACCAGATCCATATACGGCGCCGGGCCACAGGTCATCACCGTGCGGGAGGCCAGATCCGGTACCTGTTGCAACAGCGCAGTGGTCAGGCGACCGGCGACAAAACCGGCCGTGGCGTTGTTTTCCGCCACCAGCGTGACCGGATACTGACGCCATTCTTCGGCAAAAATGACATCCTGCGGCGAGCGCACGTTGAAGATCACCTGTACGTCAGCATGCGGACGGTACTTCGCCAACCAGCGGCGCATCGACATGATCGGCGTGACGCCACAACCGGCTGCCAGCATCAGGAACTTATCATCGGCTTTGTCTTCGCAGATGAAATCGCCCATTGCATCGGACAGCCAGAGGTAGTCGCCGCGCTTCACGTCGCGGGTTAACCACTGTGAGCCCGCACCGTCGTCAATCCGGCGAACGGTCAGCGTAATGTACTCGCTGACGCCCGGCGTTGAAGAGAGCGTGTAAGCGCGCAGCGTTTCCGCCGAATTACGCACGCTGATCAGTGCATACTGCCCGGCGCGATACGGATAATAGTCGTGGCACAGCAACGAAATTGTCCATACATCCGGCGTTTCCTGATGGATGTGATGAACCTGCATCCGCCATGGGCACTGATGAGTTGGCATTGTCATTTTTTTACTCCTTACGCGCTCAGCAACTGCTTCATGTCTTCTTCAACGGTGGTCACGGAACGTAGACCAAATTTCTCGTTGAGTACCGCCAGCAGATCCGGCGTGAAGAAACCAGGCGCCGTCGGGCCAGTAACGATGTTTTTCACACCGAGAGACAGCAGGGTCAGCAGAATGACAATCGCTTTCTGTTCAAACCAGGAGAGTACCAGCGACAGCGGCAGGTCGTTTACGCCACAGCCCAGTTTCTCTGCCAGCGTCACTGCCAGAATGATAGCGGAGTACGCATCGTTACACTGACCGGCATCAACCAGACGCGGCAGGCCTTCGATATCGCCGAACTCCAGCTTGTTGAAGCGATATTTACCGCAGGCCAGGGTCAGGATCAGGCAATCATCCGGTACGCTGGTGGCGAAATCAGTGAAGTAGTTACGTTCGCCGCGCGCGCCGTCACAGCCGCCAACCAGGAAGATGTGACGCAGTTTTTCACGGCTCACCAGATCGATCAGGGTGTCCGCCGCGCCCAGCAGGGTCTGACGACCGAAACCGACGGTGATCAGGTGTGGAATTTCGCTGTACGGGAAGCCTGCCATTTGCTGGGCCTGCGCGATAACCGGACCGAAGTCATCGCCTTCCAGGTGGCTCACACCCGGCCAACCGACGATGCTGCGAGTCCAGATACGATCGTCGTAACTGCCAACGGTCGGGTCGATGATGCAGTTAGAGGTCATCACGATAGGGCCAGGGAAGCGGGCGAATTCGACCTGCTGGTTCTGCCAGCCGCTACCGTAGTTACCAATCAGATGTTTGAATTTACGCAGTTCCGGATAACCGTGCGCGGGCAGCATTTCACCGTGGGTGTAGACGTTAACGCCCGTACCTTCGGTTTGTTCCAGCAGGTTATACAGATCTTTCAGGTCATGACCTGAGATCAGGATGCACTTCCCTTCGGTCGCTTTCACGTTAACCTGGGTCGGCGTCGGGTGGCCGTATTTAGTGGTTTCACCGGCATCCAGAATGCTCATCACTTTGAAGTTCATCTGGCCGATTTCCATTGAGCACTCCAGCAGAGCGTTCATATCGGAAGGCCAGGTGCCCAGCCACGCCATGATTTTATGGTACTGCGCGTAGATATCGTTGTCGTACTTCCCGAGAACGTGCGCGTGCTCCATATAGGCCGCCGCCCCTTTCAGACCGTACAGGCACAACAGACGCAGGCCGAGAATGTTCTCGCCAATCGCGGCTTTGTCTTTGTTCGGGGTAAATTCGGCGGCCTGACGCTGCAGGTCGCCCAGATCGTCGCTAACCAGTTGCAGGTCAGCCATTGGGTTATCGCAGTGCGCATTGGCGTCAACGCTCAGGCATTGGGTTTTTAGCGCTTCACGCATCGCGATAGCGTCGCGTGCATAGCCAACGATACGTGGAGAATCGAAGTTAACGTTGGTCAGCGTGGAGAAGAAAGCACGCGGGGCAAAGTTATCAACGTCATGATTAATGATGCCATATTCACGAGCTTTAGTCGCCCATGCAGACAGACCTTGTAGGGAGGCGATCAGCAGATCCTGCAGATCAGAGGTTTCAGCCGTTTTACCGCACATACCCTGCGCGTAAGAGCAGCCGTTTCCTGCCGGAGTACGGATGGTTTGTTCACATTGCACACAAAACATGGTCACACCTTTAAAGTTATATTTGATATACATGTTTAAGATTATGCCTGTACGCAGAGGGATAAAAGGGATTTCTGATACAACTTACAGGGAGATTGATTTAGCGCAATTTTGGCGGCAGTGGCCTACCGCCAAAGAGGGCGTTAAGCGGAGAAAAAAGCCATCAAAATGGGCACCAGCAAACTGAGGACAAAGCCGTGAACAATCGCCGCTGGAACCATCTCCAGCCCACCGGTACGCTGTAAAACCGGCAGGGTAAAGTCCATTGACGTGGCACCACACAGTCCCAGTGCAGTAGAACGGCTGCGGCGTACCAGACCCGGGATCAGCATAATCGCGAGCAGTTCGCGCGCCAGATCGTTAAAGAACGCGGCGCTGCCGATCACCGGACCGTAGGATTCGGTCAGCAAAATACCAGAAAGGGAGTACCAGCCAAAACCCGACGCCATCGCCAGCGCGGTTTTCACTGGCAGACCGAGAATCAACGCGTTAATCAGGCCGCCAATCATGGAACTGGCGACGACCACGACCGCCACAATCATGCCTCGCCGGTTCAGGACAATCTGCTTTAACGTCATCCCGCTATTGCGTAACTGGATGCCGACCAACAACAGCAGCAGGATCAGCGTATATTCGCTTGCTTCTGTGGCGTGTTGCAAAATGGGCAGCGCGCTCAATCCCAGCAAAAAGCCAACCACCACCACGCCGCACAGTTTCAGCGACTCAAGCGCCATCGCGATACGGGAGGGCAGTTTCTCTTGTTGATGATGATGTCGCCAGGGTAATGCGCGTTCCAGCCACAGTAATGCGGCAATATTGCACAGCAAAATAACGGTAATGCTAACGGCGGAATAGTGAAATATCGCCAGCAAATTGCTCGCCAGATTATCCAGAAAGGCCAGGCTGATCCCCATAAAAAAGAGAATCAGATAAACCATCCAGCTCAATAGTCGATTGATCAGTTTTAATGCCGCGGAGTGCCGAAGCGGAATGAGATAACCTGCTATCAGCGGAAGCAGAATGATGAGAAGTCCTGAAAACATGAACAGCCGGGTCCTTTGAATTAGCGAGACAGCGCCATGACACTACCCAATTACGCGGGTTCAGTAAAGATGCAAAATAAAAGCCGGACAAGGTCCGGCTGAAGCGCGTTTGACCCGACGGGTATGCGCCGTCGGGTGTTCTGACATTAATCGCGTTTTTCGAGCAGCGTACGGTAAATAAGACCGCCGAGAATCCCGCCAATAATTGGCATCACCCAGAATAACCACAGTTGTTCTAACGCCCAACCGCCCTGGAAGATAGCGACCGCGGTACTCCGCGCCGGGTTCACAGACGTATTGGTCACCGGAATGCTGATCAAGTGGATAAGGGTTAATGCCAGACCGATAGCGATCGGCGCAAAACCTGCCGGTGCATGTTTGTCCGTTGCGCCGTGAATCACCAGCAAGAAGCCGGCAGTCAGCACGATTTCGATAATAATCGCGGACAGCATGGAGTAGCCACCCGAAGAGTGCTCGCCATAACCGTTGGAGGCGAAACCGCTGGCGGTTGCATCAAAACCAGCTTTACCGCTGGCAATTAAATACAGGACTGCCGCTGCAATAATACCGCCGACTACCTGGGCAATAATGTAGCCAATAACCTCTTTTGCCGGGAAACGGCCGCCAGCCCATAAGCCTAATGTCACCGCCGGATTAAAATGCCCGCCGGAAATATGGCCAACAGCAAAGGCCATGGTTAATACGGTCAGGCCGAAGGCCAGGGCAACACCCGCAAAACCAATACCTAATTCCGGAAACGCTGCTGCCAGAACGGCGCTGCCGCAGCCACCAAAAACAAGCCAAAATGTACCAAAACATTCGGCTGCTAATTTTCTCAACATATCCACCTCAATGTAAAAAATAACCACAAAAAAATAGTGGCAATCAATATTTATTGTCTGCCTGAATGACGACAAATAAATAGCTCGCTATTTTAAAAACGATCGTCATCCGTTCTCTAGTCAAATAAAACCCGTTAGTTTGATTTAGGGCAATGCGGCGTCATTCCTTCCATAGATTTCTCTTAAGGGAAGTGTAGTGCAAAGTCCTGTGAAAATGGATTGTCAAAAACGGATTTATTTTTTGCATCCTGCAAAACGTGCGTTTCTGTATTACGAATGAAAGAGTAAAGAATAAATCGTTCATCCTTCAGACAGTTAGCTTGCGTAATAATATGCCTGTCACGTCCCGCGCCGGGTTTTGCGGTTATACTGCGAGGAGAGTAAAGGGAAAGTGAAGATTTTCTGGAGGATACATGATTCTCGAACGCGTTGAGATAGTGGGATTTCGCGGTATCAATCGACTGTCGTTGATGCTCGAGCAGAATAACGTCCTGATCGGTGAGAACGCCTGGGGTAAATCAAGTTTACTGGATGCGTTAACACTCCTGCTGTCACCCGAATCTGAGTTGTATCATTTTGACCGCGATGATTTCTGGTTTCCTCCTGGTGATATGAAAGGCCGCGAACATCATCTGCATATCGTACTGACGTTTCGTGAATCTCAGCCTGGGCGCTACCGGGTTCGCCGCTATCGGCCGCTCGAGGCGTGCTGGGCACCGTGTCACGATGGTTTTCAACGCATCTTTTATCGACTTGAAGGCGAATGTGGCGAGGATGGCAGCGTGATGACGCTGCGCAGTTTTCTCGACGGTGACGGGCATCCGCTGGCGGTAGACGATATCAACGAACAGGCGCGGCATCTGGTGCGCCTGATGCCGGTGCTGCGTTTACGCGATGCGCGGTTTATGCGCCGTATTCGTAACGGCACGGTGCCGGAGGTTGCTGATGTCGAAGTCACCGCCCGCCAACTGGATTTTCTCGCCCGCGAACTGGCGATGCGTCCGCAGAATCTCACCGACGGACAGATTCGGCAGGGACTCTCGGCGATGGTGCAACTGCTTGAGCACTATTTTACCGAGCAGGGCACTTCGCAGTCCCGCCACCGCTTAATGCGCCGACGCTCCACCAACGAACAGCGAAGCTGGCGCTATCTCGATATTATCAACCGGATGATCGACAAACCGGGAGGACGTACTCACCGGGTGATTCTGTTGGGGCTGTTCTCCACGCTGTTGCAGGCGAAGGGCACGGTCAGGCTGCATAAAGACGCCAGACCACTGCTGTTGGTAGAAGATCCGGAAACGCGTCTGCATCCCATCATGCTGTCAGTGGCATGGCAGTTGCTGAATCTGCTACCGCTTCAGCGTATCACCACCACCAACTCGGGCGAGTTGCTCTCGCTGACCCCGGTGGAACATGTCTGCCGTCTGGTGCGTGAATCCTCACGCGTGGCGGCCTGGCGACTGGGACCGGGGGGGCTGAGCGCAGAGGATGGTCGACGCATTGCGTTCCACATTCGCTTTAACCGTGCTTCCTCGCTGTTTGCCCGCTGCTGGCTGCTGGTGGAAGGGGAAACAGAAACCTGGGTTATCAACGAACTGGCCCGTCAGTGCGGTCATCACTTTGATGCCGAAGGGATTAAGGTGATCGAATTCGCGCAGTCCGGTCTTAAACCGCTGGTGAAATTCGCCCGGCGGATGGGCATTGAGTGGCACGTGCTGGTGGATGGTGATGAAGCCGGGAAAAAATATGCCGCCACGGTGCGCAGCCTGCTGAATAACGACCGGGAAGAGGAGCGCGAACACCTGACGACGCTGCCAGCGCTGGATATGGAACACTTTATGTACCGGCAGGGGTTTGCCGATGTTTTTCACCGGGTGGCGCAAATCCCGGAAAATGTGCCAATGAATATGCGCAAAATCATTTCGAAGGCGATCCATCGCTCATCGAAGCCCGACTTAGCCATCGAAGTGGCGATGGAAGCCGGGCGGCGAGGTGTGGATGCGGTGCCGACGCTGCTGAGAAAAATGTTCTCCCGGGTGCTGTGGCTGGCGCGCGGCAGAGCGGACTAACCCTGTAAGCACTGCGGAACCTGCGTGACAACGCTGTCGAGCAGCGCATAGCGGCGGCGGTATTCAGCCCGTTTTTTGCTGGCGATATCCGCCTCGCTTTTTCGCGCAATGGTCAGCGGCAGCGAGAAGTAATCTCCTTGCGTTTTTTCACCGCCCAGGGACGCCCAGAAGGCGTCGTAGTCGGCATGCATTTGCGTTTTTTTGTCCATATAGCGCCAACTGCGATAAACATGCACCGCGTTGCTGACCGCCAGAATCTGCTCCGCCCTGGCGATGTGCGCGAACTGACACAGCGCTTCCATTACCACTCTTTTGGGGAACAGGCCGTAACAGGCTTTCGTGGCCTGCTGAATAACCTCATGTGGAACATCATTTGCCGCGCCCTGCAAGCCGCCAATAAACAGGGTGCGTTTTCCGTTTAGCGTGCAGAATGTGAAGGTAATTTCTGCCAGAATACGCATCTGCTCGTCGCGGATCACGACGGTACTTTCACCTTCTTTATCCAGTGAGACCAGGCTGACTAAATCAAGCTGGAATGACGCACCGTCTTTGGCCTCAAATTTTGCCAGATTGAGACCGTTCTGGCTTAAATAACGGGCCAGTTGTTCGCGGCTGAATAACTGACGCAGCAGGTCATAATGACTACAGAGCGCGGTCAGTGCGGTTTCGCGCTTAATATTCACCGCCATATACGGGCGATGCAGACGAATTGGCAACCGGGGTTGTCGGGCCAGCAGCGTATTCAGCTCAGGCCATTGGGTCAGGTTTTCCAGCAACTGACGGGTAGCCCTTGGCATCAGTAACGAGCGAATTAAAAACTTACGGCGAAAGCTGGCCTTCCGCCAGAATTTACCCGGCAGTAATTGACCCCTTGTCAGGCGCATAAATAATTGTAAAGGAGACGCAACGTCTGAAGTGTAAAAGGTATTATCAGTAATCTGTGACATGATCATAATCCGCAATGCGATGATTGTGGAAATTGAAACACGCTGAATCTTAACCAATCATCAATGCCTCGAGCGCTATCCTTTTCGCTTGCGGTTTGTTTAGATACTGTTGAATTTCAGCTGAAAACTTACCATCAGGATCGCTATGGGTATTAAGGGAAATAAAATTAAAAAGCGCTATCTGTTGCTTATTTTCATTCTCATCCTGGGGGCATTTGCCCTTTGGCGGACGCTTAATGCGCCGGTGCCAAATTATCAGACGCTGATTGTGCGGCCGGGAGATTTGCAGCAGAGCGTACTGGCAACCGGCAAACTCGACGCCTTACGTAAAGTTGACGTGGGCGCGCAGGTGAGTGGTCAGCTCAAAACGCTGTCGGTAGCGATTGGCGATAAGGTGAAGAAAGACCAGTTGCTGGGCGTTATCGACCCCGAACAGGCGGAAAACCAGATCAAAGAGGTGGAAGCGACGCTGATGGAGCTTCGCGCTCAACGCCAGCAGGCTGAAGCCGAGTGGAAGCTGGCGCGGGTGACGCTCGCCCGCCAGCAACAGCTGGCAAAAACTCAGGCTGTGTCGCAACAGGATCTGGACACCGCCGCGACAGAGATGGCGGTGAAACAGGCACAAATCGGCACCATTGATGCGCAGATCAAACGCAATCAGGCATCTCTGGATACCGCGAAGACCAACCTCGACTACACCCGCATCGTTGCGCCGATGGCTGGTGAAGTCACGCAGATCACCACCCTACAGGGGCAGACGGTGATTGCCGCGCAGCAGGCGCCGAACATTCTGACACTGGCGGACATGAGTACGATGTTGGTGAAAGCACAGGTTTCTGAAGCTGATGTGATTCACCTTAAACCGGGGCAGAAAGCCTGGTTCACCGTGCTGGGCGATCCGCAGACCCGCTACGAAGGGACGCTGAAAGATGTGCTGCCGACGCCGGAAAAAGTGAATGATGCCATTTTCTATTACGCCCGATTTGAAGTGCCCAACCCCAAAGGTATTCTGCGCCTGGAGATGACCGCACAGGTCCATATTCAGCTAACGGATGTGAAAAACGTTCTGACGATCCCGCTTTCCGCGCTGGGCGATCCGGTCGGGGACAATCGCTACAAGGTGACCTTACTGCGTAACGGTGAAACTCGTGAACGCGAAGTGTCAATTGGCGCGCGCAATGACACCGACGTAGAGATTGTAAAAGGGCTGGAAGCCGGTGATGAAGTGGTGACGGGCGAGGGCAAACCAGGAGTCGCGCAATGACGGCATTGCTTGAACTGAGCAATATTCGCCGCAGTTATCCCTCGGGAGAAGAGCAGGTGGAGGTGCTGAAAGGCATCACGCTACAGATCAATGCCGGGGAGATGGTCGCGATCGTCGGGGCGTCTGGCTCCGGCAAATCCACGCTGATGAACATTCTGGGATGTCTCGATAAACCCACCAGCGGCACCTACCGGGTCGCGGGACGCGATGTCTCAACGCTGGACCGCGATGCGCTGGCGCAACTGCGTCGGGAGCATTTCGGTTTTATTTTCCAGCGCTACCATTTGCTGTCACATCTGACGGCAGCACAAAACGTCGAAGTCCCTGCCGTTTACGCCGGTACGGAAAGGAAACAGCGTCTGGCGCGCGCGCAGGAGCTGCTCCAGCGGCTTGGTCTGGGCGATCGCGTTGATTATCAACCCTCGCAGCTTTCCGGCGGTCAGCAACAGCGCGTGAGTATTGCCCGCGCGCTGATGAACGGCGGACAGGTGATCCTCGCCGATGAACCCACCGGTGCGCTCGACAGCCGTTCCGGTGAAGAGGTGATGGCAATTCTGCACCAGCTGCGCGATCGCGGGCATACGGTCATTATCGTCACCCACGATCCCCAGGTTGCCGCCCAGGCAGAGCGGGTGATTGAGATCCATGACGGCGAAATTGTGCGCAATCCGCCCGCAAAGCACGCCGCGCAGGGGCAGGGCATTCAGGAACCGACGGTGAAAACGGCGTCCGGCTGGAGCCAGTTTGTCAGCGGGTTTCGCGAGGCGCTGACAATGGCGTGGCTGGCGATGGCGGCCAACAAAATGCGCACGCTGCTGACGATGCTCGGGATCATCATCGGTATCGCGTCGGTGGTGTCGATTGTGGTGGTTGGCGACGCAGCGAAACAGCTGGTGCTGGCGGACATCCGCGCCATCGGGACCAACACCATTGATATCTACCCCGGCAAAGATTTTGGCGACGACGATCCACAGTATCAGCAGGCGCTGAAATACGACGATCTTGCGGCGATCCAAAAACAACCCTGGGTGACTTCTGCGACGCCCGCGGTGTCGCAGAACCTGCGCTTACGCTATGGCAATATCGACGTCGCCGCCAGCGCGAACGGGGTCAGCGGCGACTATTTTAACGTTTATGGCATGACGTTCAGCGAAGGGACAACGTTCAACCGCGAACAGCTTAACGGCCGTGCGCAGGTGGTGGTGCTCGACAGCAACACCCGACGTCAGTTGTTCCCGCATAAGGCGAACGTGGTGGGCGAGGTGATCCTCGTGGGCAACATGCCTGCGACGGTCATTGGCGTGGCGGAAGAGAAGCAGTCGATGTTTGGCAGCAGCAAAATCCTGCGCGTCTGGTTACCATACAGCACGATGTCCGGGCGCGTTATGGGGCAGTCGTGGCTGAACTCGATCACCGTACGAGTGAAGGAAGGCTTCGACAGCGCACAGGCCGAACAGCAACTCACCCGACTGCTGACGCTACGTCATGGCAAAAAGGATTTCTTCACCTGGAATATGGACGGTGTCTTGAAAACCGCCGAAAAGACCACACGTACTCTTCAGTTATTCCTGACGCTGGTGGCGGTGATTTCGCTGGTAGTTGGCGGGATCGGCGTGATGAATATTATGCTGGTGTCGGTCACAGAGCGTACGCGGGAGATAGGCATCCGGATGGCGGTTGGCGCGCGCGCCAGTGATGTGCTGCAGCAGTTTCTGATTGAAGCGGTGCTGGTTTGTCTGGTGGGTGGCGCGCTGGGTATCAGCCTGTCGATGCTGATTGCCTTCACGCTGCAACTGTTCCTGCCCGGTTGGGAGATTGGTTTCTCGCCGGTCGCGCTGCTGACGGCATTTTTGTGCTCTACCTTTACAGGCGTCCTGTTTGGCTGGTTACCGGCGCGCAACGCGGCGCGACTGGATCCGGTCGATGCGTTAGCGCGAGAGTAACGTCCCGGGAAATAAAAATGCCAGCCGATCGGGCTGGCATTTTACCTGCGGGATGTACACAATGAGACAGAAGAGCTATGCAACAGCTTCTGCTTCGATAGGCACGATGACACTGGCGTGATTGCCTTTTGGCCCCTGGTGAACATCAAACTGGACAGACTGTCCGGCTTTTAGCGTTCTGTAACCATCCATCTGAATGGTGGAATAGTGAGCGAAAATATCTTCGCCGCCGCCTTCAGGGCAGATGAACCCAAACCCTTTGGCATTGTTGAACCACTTAACAGTACCCGTTTCCATGCTTCGACATCCTTCGTAAATCTTATATAAGTAAGATGGAATGAACCGGTGGTGGAGTGGGGGTTGTTCAAAACCTCGCCAACTCTCGAAATTACAATTTAGAGAAATCAGGCGGGGCGTCAAGCGTCTGACGGGGGTCGGTGGGTAAAAATGAATCAAAAATTTGAAGCAGTTAACGCTATTGGCGGGAATGTGACAGATGTCGCGGATGCCAGTGATAGATGATAGTTATCTATTAATTGAGGTAGATTGATTGTGCACATCCGCTCTTGTCAGCGGCAGACTGTTCTGCCGGTAACCGTAACTGAAGATGACGACTGACAATGGGTAAGACGAACGACTGGCTGGATTTCGACCAGCTGGCGGCTGATAAAGTGCGTGACGCGCTAAAACCGCCATCTATGTATAAAGTGATATTAGTCAATGATGATTACACTCCGATGGAGTTTGTTATTGACGTGTTACAAAAATTCTTTTCTTATGATGTAGAACGTGCAACGCAACTGATGCTTGCGGTTCACTATCACGGTAAAGCCATCTGCGGCGTTTTCACCGCAGAGGTCGCGGAGACCAAAGTGGCGATGGTGAACACGTATGCGAGGGAGAACGAGCACCCGTTGCTGTGTACGCTGGAAAAAGCCTGAATGCAGGCATAAAAATTGGGGGGAGGTGCCTATGCTCAATCAAGAACTGGAACTCAGTTTAAATATGGCTTTCGCCAGAGCGCGCGAGCACCGTCATGAGTTTATGACCGTCGAGCACTTGTTACTGGCGCTGCTCAGTAACCCATCGGCCCGCGAAGCGCTGGAAGCGTGTTCCGTGGACCTCGTGGCGCTCCGTCAGGAACTCGAAGCCTTCATTGAACAAACCACACCCGTATTGCCTGCCAGCGAAGAAGAACGCGACACGCAGCCGACGCTGAGCTTTCAGCGCGTACTGCAACGTGCGGTCTTCCACGTTCAGTCCTCCGGGCGCAGTGAAGTGACTGGCGCGAACGTGCTGGTCGCCATCTTTAGCGAACAGGAATCTCAGGCTGCTTACCTGCTGCGTAAACATGAGGTCAGCCGTCTTGATGTGGTCAACTTTATTTCTCACGGTACGCGCAAAGATGAGCCGAGTCAGTCGTCTGATCCTGGCAGTCAGCCCAATACCGACGAGCAAGCTGGCGGGGAGGAACGTATGGAGAACTTCACGACTAACCTTAACCAGCTTGCCCGGGTTGGCGGTATTGACCCGCTGATCGGCCGTGACAAAGAACTGGAGCGCGCCATTCAGGTACTGTGCCGTCGGCGTAAAAATAACCCATTGCTGGTGGGGGAATCTGGCGTCGGGAAGACGGCGATAGCCGAAGGCCTGGCCTGGCGTATCGTGCAGGGCGACGTGCCGGAAGTGATGGCCGATTGCACCATCTACTCGCTGGATATCGGTTCGCTGCTGGCGGGCACCAAATACCGCGGTGACTTTGAAAAACGCTTTAAAGCGCTGCTGAAACAGCTGGAGCAGGATAGCAACAGCATTCTGTTTATCGACGAGATCCACACTATCATCGGGGCCGGTGCGGCGTCGGGTGGTCAGGTGGATGCGGCAAACCTGATTAAACCGCTGCTTTCCGGCGGTAAGATCCGCGTGATCGGCTCCACAACCTATCAGGAGTTCAGCAATATTTTCGAGAAA
The sequence above is drawn from the Citrobacter amalonaticus genome and encodes:
- the macA gene encoding macrolide transporter subunit MacA codes for the protein MGIKGNKIKKRYLLLIFILILGAFALWRTLNAPVPNYQTLIVRPGDLQQSVLATGKLDALRKVDVGAQVSGQLKTLSVAIGDKVKKDQLLGVIDPEQAENQIKEVEATLMELRAQRQQAEAEWKLARVTLARQQQLAKTQAVSQQDLDTAATEMAVKQAQIGTIDAQIKRNQASLDTAKTNLDYTRIVAPMAGEVTQITTLQGQTVIAAQQAPNILTLADMSTMLVKAQVSEADVIHLKPGQKAWFTVLGDPQTRYEGTLKDVLPTPEKVNDAIFYYARFEVPNPKGILRLEMTAQVHIQLTDVKNVLTIPLSALGDPVGDNRYKVTLLRNGETREREVSIGARNDTDVEIVKGLEAGDEVVTGEGKPGVAQ
- the macB gene encoding macrolide ABC transporter ATP-binding protein/permease MacB, with the translated sequence MTALLELSNIRRSYPSGEEQVEVLKGITLQINAGEMVAIVGASGSGKSTLMNILGCLDKPTSGTYRVAGRDVSTLDRDALAQLRREHFGFIFQRYHLLSHLTAAQNVEVPAVYAGTERKQRLARAQELLQRLGLGDRVDYQPSQLSGGQQQRVSIARALMNGGQVILADEPTGALDSRSGEEVMAILHQLRDRGHTVIIVTHDPQVAAQAERVIEIHDGEIVRNPPAKHAAQGQGIQEPTVKTASGWSQFVSGFREALTMAWLAMAANKMRTLLTMLGIIIGIASVVSIVVVGDAAKQLVLADIRAIGTNTIDIYPGKDFGDDDPQYQQALKYDDLAAIQKQPWVTSATPAVSQNLRLRYGNIDVAASANGVSGDYFNVYGMTFSEGTTFNREQLNGRAQVVVLDSNTRRQLFPHKANVVGEVILVGNMPATVIGVAEEKQSMFGSSKILRVWLPYSTMSGRVMGQSWLNSITVRVKEGFDSAQAEQQLTRLLTLRHGKKDFFTWNMDGVLKTAEKTTRTLQLFLTLVAVISLVVGGIGVMNIMLVSVTERTREIGIRMAVGARASDVLQQFLIEAVLVCLVGGALGISLSMLIAFTLQLFLPGWEIGFSPVALLTAFLCSTFTGVLFGWLPARNAARLDPVDALARE
- the cspD gene encoding cold shock-like protein CspD, with amino-acid sequence METGTVKWFNNAKGFGFICPEGGGEDIFAHYSTIQMDGYRTLKAGQSVQFDVHQGPKGNHASVIVPIEAEAVA
- the clpS gene encoding ATP-dependent Clp protease adapter ClpS; this encodes MGKTNDWLDFDQLAADKVRDALKPPSMYKVILVNDDYTPMEFVIDVLQKFFSYDVERATQLMLAVHYHGKAICGVFTAEVAETKVAMVNTYARENEHPLLCTLEKA